One region of Purpureocillium takamizusanense chromosome 4, complete sequence genomic DNA includes:
- a CDS encoding uncharacterized protein (CAZy:AA1~COG:Q~TransMembrane:2 (o69-86i107-128o)~antiSMASH:Cluster_4.5~EggNog:ENOG503P17W), which yields MTLHINVPPDVPNQPALRHFPYTCGPRIYQGQGLRSADVLSYFAPNETLRSCPIASLSRTGARSGLDDLVSSLLLATCGARFALRVKLMESAVDGREKFVRRSRHEWFAWLCLWLTIPIICFGLYTTIVQNKWGVSLPQSSRLPDGGHNSDTALPQSHHEPGGDLHVNDPSVLHPDHHIFRQPRSIRLRWNITKQGRRPDGVLKDVYLINGQFPGPTIEARSGDQIEVTITNNIDTDTGEGLAIHWHGMFMKEANEMDGVVGVTQCSIPPAASFTYTFRVHPDQHGTFWYHAHSAVQRADGLYGGFVVHKPVDQDGQNDPSLYQYDSEKLLLIGDWYHASADAVLAEYKDFRNFAYEPAPDSLLINGHGSYNCSDARPGAPVDCVEVPVPVVRVPGKRATRLRVINTGSSTGYSLQLKKATFQLITVDGGGRVSDETPQTPTIGVVYPGQRADLLLVPDDRSTRDTDATISVILDQELMPLWNPALTSKQSFSLAWSDSLDTTFRRKTNGMRIVNIYDLADIQAPHVPTAYTLRNAPDEIALLYTSLAINSFKDDEPWGELNHTSWVWENPKAKPLLAMNKADWENGTVQANPMRSFHVPWFEADNERWLELIVNNVDDKGHPFHLHGYDFYVVASRQPSARGKTYNPFDEAHQAYKDRNLDTPVKRDTVYIKPQGHVVLRFQLHNAGLWLLHCHVLWHQAVGMGMVIQIGNVTQETAKKAGESCK from the exons ATGACCCTCCATATTAATGTTCCCCCGGACGTTCCCAACCAACCAGCGCTGCGACATTTCCCATATACATGTGGTCCTAGAATTTACCAGGGGCAGGGTCTTCGCAGTGCCGACGTTCTTTCCTACTTTGCTCCCAATGAGACGTTGCGCTCGTGCCCAATTGCTTCGTTGTCTCGAACGGGCGCTCGGTCCGGTTTGGACGACCTGGTGAGCAGCTTATTATTAGCCACTTGTGGCGCTAGGTTTGCACTGAGAGTGAAGCTCATGGAGTCGGCGGTTGATGGTCGAGAGAAGTTCGTGAGGCGCAGTCGCCATGAATGGTTCGCATGGCTGTGTCTTTGGCTGACGATTCCCATCATCTGCTTTGGACTTTATACCACTATTGTCCAGAACAAATGGGGAGTCTCGTTGCCGCAAAGCTCCCGGCTTCCCGATGGTGGCCACAACAGTGACACCGCACTGCCGCAAAGCCACCACGAacccggcggcgacctccACGTTAACGACCCGTCCGTATTGCACCCGGACCATCATATATTTCGCCAACCACGCAGTATTCGCCTAAGGTGGAACATTACGAAGCAAGGACGCAGGCCTGATGGCGTGCTCAAGGATGTTTATCTCATCAATG GTCAATTCCCTGGCCCGACAATAGAAGCGCGATCGGGAGACCAAATTGAGGTCACAATCACTAACAACATTGACACGGATACTGGCGAGGGGCTTGCCATACACTGGCACGGCATGTTCATGAAAG AAGCCAATGAAATGGATGGTGTAGTCGGTGTGACACAATGTTCTATACCTCCTGCCGCCTCGTTTACCTATACATTTCGAGTTCATCCAGACCAACATGGAACATTCTGGTACCATGCACATTCTGCGGTACAACGAGCAGACGGTCTGTACGGCGGCTTCGTTGTTCACAAGCCTGTGGATCAAGACGGACAAAATGACCCATCGCTCTACCAGTACGATAGCGAAAAGTTGCTACTCATTGGTGACTGGTATCATGCTAgtgccgatgccgtcctcgccgaaTATAAAGATTTCCGTAATTTTGCATATGAG CCAGCTCCAGATTCCTTGCTCATTAATGGTCATGGATCATACAACTGTTCGGACGCCCGCCCTGGAGCCCCGGTTGACTGCGTGGAAGTTCCAGTCCCCGTGGTCCGTGTCCCAGGCAAGAGGGCTACACGGTTGCGGGTAATCAATACTGGGTCATCTACAGGATACTCTCTTCAACTAAAAAAAGCCACCTTTCAGCTGATTACAGTCGATGGAGGCGGAAGGGTATCGGATGAAACACCACAGACACCTACCATCGGAGTTGTTTACCCCGGTCAGCGGGCTGACCTCCTTCTGGTTCCGGACGACCGTTCCACCCGAGATACAGATGCCACCATCTCGGTCATCCTAGATCAAGA ATTAATGCCTCTTTGGAATCCTGCGCTTACAAGCAAACAATCTTTCTCACTTGCTTGGTCCGATTCCCTCGATACGACATTCCGCCGCAAGACAAACGGCATGCGTATCGTCAACATCTATGATCTCGCTGATATACAAGCCCCTCATGTTCCAACCGCATATACGCTGCGAAATGCGCCAGATGAGATTGCACTGCTCTATACCAGTCTCGCGATCAACTCATTTAAAGACGATGAGCCATGGGGTGAGCTCAACCATACATCATGGGTGTGGGAAAACCCGAAGGCAAAGCCTTTGTTAGCCATGAACAAGGCAGACTGGGAGAATGGCACTGTTCAAGCCAATCCCATGAGAAGCTTCCATGTTCCGTGGTTTGAGGCTGATAATGAGAGATGGTTGGAGCTGATTGTAAACAACGTTGACGACAAGGGCCATCCGTTTCACCTG CACGGATATGACTTCTACGTCGTCGCTTCGCGTCAGCCTAGCGCACGTGGGAAAACATATAACCCCTTTGACGAAGCGCACCAGGCATATAAAGATCGGAATCTGGACACCCCAGTGAAAAGAGATACAGTATATATTAAGCCACAGGGCCACGTTGTGTTGCGTTTCCAGCTGCACAACGCCGGACTGTGGCTCTTGCATTGCCATGTTCTATGGCATCAGGCGGTCGGGATGGGCATGGTGATACAGATCGGCAATGTGACACAGGAGACGGCGAAGAAAGCCGGGGAGTCTTGTAAATAA
- a CDS encoding uncharacterized protein (EggNog:ENOG503PSDD~antiSMASH:Cluster_4.5): MPAPLFTPFRRLPPELRLKIWKHALAIATAGRMIRVAVCHELQVMMHACVTGDGQFCGNHGHCPRYVQGASLDCSNCMADGYFCSHDAFPEPEDPASREALQSLCLACRESRGVVTSSPYARQLRVYRRCWHPEVQSKLVRSDPASDTLLVLDVPDMSRGHRPATPSDESLAREATPSQPKDFPGDQYLFRRFRDALSSFERVAFRYEGLQRTDRRNEFVTTPDFAGLLFFLDSMKALYAWPDPRFWADVIANATVDDVGSLAPPEEAEEAPAVSFLAQQVEDLIGDYRG, encoded by the coding sequence ATGCCAGCGCCCTTGTTCACGCCGTTCCGGAGACTTCCACCCGAGCTGCGGCTCAAGATATGGAAGCACGCGCTGGCAATCGCGACGGCTGGCAGAATGATCCGAGTCGCCGTCTGCCACGAACTCCAGGTGATGATGCACGCTTGCGTCACGGGGGACGGACAATTCTGCGGCAATCACGGCCACTGCCCGAGATACGTGCAAGGGGCATCACTTGACTGCTCCAACTGCATGGCCGACGGCTACTTTTGCTCCCACGACGCGTtccccgagcccgaggaccCAGCGtcgcgcgaggcgctgcaAAGCCTCTGCCTCGCATGCCGCGAATCTAGGGGCGTCGTGACTTCATCGCCTTACGCCCGGCAGCTGCGCGTATATCGCAGGTGTTGGCATCCAGAAGTCCAGTCGAAGCTCGTGCGCTCCGATCCTGCAAGCGACACACTCCTGGTCCTCGACGTGCCTGACATGAGCCGCGGCCACCGACCTGCGACGCCATCGGACGAGAGCCTTGCACGAGAGGCGACTCCGTCTCAGCCAAAGGATTTTCCTGGGGACCAATACCTGTTTCGGCGGTTTCGCGACGCCCTGTCGTCCTTTGAGCGTGTCGCGTTCCGCTACGAAGGGCTGCAGCGGACCGATAGACGGAACGAGTTCGTAACGACACCCGACTTCGCGGGCTTGCTGTTCTTCCTTGACTCTATGAAAGCACTGTACGCCTGGCCCGATCCAAGGTTCTGGGCCGATGTCATCGCGAACGCCACCGTGGATGATGTTGGGAGCCTTGCGCCGCCAGAGGAAGCCGAGGAAGCTCCAGCCGTCTCCTTTTTGGCCCAACAGGTCGAGGACCTCATAGGCGACTACAGAGGCTAG